The window CAGTGGTACAGGCAGCGCCGCTTCAGCGCGTCGTGCACCTCACGGGTGCGATTGGAGGTCAGCACGACCACCGGAGGCACCTCCGCGCGCAGGGTGCCGAGCTCCGGGATCGTCACCGAGAACTCCGACAGCAGCTCCAACAGGAACGCCTCGAACTCGTCGTCCGCCCGGTCGATCTCGTCGACCAGCAGCACCGACGGCTGCGTCTCCAGCGCCTTGAGCAGCGGCCGGGCGACGAGGAAGCGCCGGTCGTACAGCTCGCCCTCGAGCCGGGCCGCGTCGGTGACCCCGGCCGCCTCGGCGGCCCGCAGATGCAGCAGCTGGCGCGGGAAGTCCCAGTCGTACAGGGCCTGCGAGGCGTCGATGCCCTCGTGGCACTGGAGGCGGATCAGCGGGGCGTCGAGGGCCTCGGCGAAGGCGGACGCGAGCGCCGTCTTGCCGACGCCCGCGTCGCCCTCGCAGAACAGCGGCCGGTGCAGCCTCAGGGCCAGGAAACAGGCCACGGCCAGCCCTTCGTCGACGAGGTACCCCGTCTCCTCCAGGCGGGCCCGCACCTGTTCCGGCCCTTCGAAGTCCGTGATCGCCCCTCACCCCATTCCGGCGGCGGTCAGCACCGCCCGCCTGGTGAGCACCCGGGCCAGATGCGCCCGGTACTCGGGCGAGGCGTTGGTGTCCTGGGCGGGCCGTGTGCCGTCGGCCGCCTCCTCGGCCGCCCGCGCCACCGCATCGGCGTCCCCGGCGCCGGCCAGGGCCTCCTCGGAGGCATAGGCACGCAGTGGCGTGGAGCCCATATTGGTCAGCCCGACCCGCGCCTCGGCGATGCGCCCGTCGTCCCGCCGCACCAGCGCGGCCACGCCGACGATCGCCCAGGACTGCGCGACCCGGTGGAACTTCTCGTAGTGGAAGCCCCAGCCGTCCGCCTTCGGCACCCGCACCTCGGTGAGCAACTCGTCGGGCGCCAAAGAGGACTGCAGGTAGTCGACGAAGAACTCCCGCGCCGGGATGGTGCGCTTGCCGCCGGGCCCCTGGGCCACCAGCTCCGCGTCCATCGCAAGCACCACGGCGGGCAGGTCCCCGGCCGGATCGGCGTGCGCGAGCGAGCCGCCGAGGGTGCCGCGATGCCGCACGGCGGGATCGGCGACCGTCGCCGTGGCGGCGGCCAGCAGACCGGCGTGCCGACGGACCAGCGGATCCCCGATCACCTCGTGATGGGTGGTCATGGCGCCGATGACCAGGGCGTCGCCGTCCTCGCGCACCCCGCTCAGACCGGGGACGCGACCGACGTCCACGACCAGTTCGGGAAAGGCGAGGCGCATCCGCAGCAGCGGCAGCAGGCTCTGCCCGCCGGCCAGCACCTTGGCGTCCTCGCCGCCGTCGGCGAGCGCGCGCACCGCCTCGTCGACGCTCGTCGGACGGGCGTAGTCGAATGCCGGAGGAATCATGACCGAGCCTCCTCGATGGCCTTCCAGACCCGCTCGGGGGTACAGGGCATACGGACGTCCTCGACGCCCAGCGGCCGTAGCGCGTCGATGACCGCGTTGACGACGGCGGGTGTGGAGGCGATGGTCCCGGCCTCGCCGACTCCCTTGACGCCCAGGGCGTTCGAGGTCGCCGGTGTCTCCGTGCGGTCCGTGACGAATTCGGGCAGGTCCGGTGCCGACGGGACGAGGTAGTCGGCCATCGTGCCGGAGATCAGGTTGCCGTCCTCGTCGTACACGGCCTCCTCGTACAGCGCCTGCGCGATGCCCTGCGCGAGCCCGCCGTGCACCTGGCCCTCGACGATCATCGGGTTGATCACCTTGCCGATGTCGTCGACGCAGACGTACGAACGGATCCTGCTCTGCCCGGTCTCGGTGTCGACCTCGACCGCGCACAGATGGGTGCCGTGCGGGTAGGAGAAGGTGTCCGGGTCGAGCAGGTGCTCGGCGTTGATGGTGGGTTCCATGCCGTCGGGCAGATCGTGCGAGGAGAAGGTCTCGAAGGCGACCTCCTGGATGGTCCTGCGCGCCTCGGGGGAGCCCTTCACGGAGAAGACGCCGTCGGTGAACTCCAGGTCGTTCTCGCTCGCTTCGAGCAGATGGGCGGCCACCTTCCGGGCCTTGTCCACCACCTTGCGCGCCGCGTGGTGCACGGCCAGACCGCCGACCACCAGCGACCGCGAGCCGTAGGTGTCCATGCCCTGCGGGGCCGCCTTGGTGTCGCCGTGCACCACCTCGACGTCGTCGAAGGGCACGCCCAGCACATCGGCCGCGATCTGGCTCCAGCAGGTCGCGTGTCCCTGGCCGTGCGGGCTGGTGCCGGTGACCACCTCGACCTTGCCGGTGGGCAGCATCCGGACGCTCGCCGCCTCCCAGCCGCCGGCCACATACCGCAGATCCCTGAGGATCCGGCTCGGCGCGAGGCCGCACATCTCGGTGTACGTCGACACACCGATGCCGAGGCGTACGGTGTCCGCGCGGTCGTTGCGGTCGGACTGCTCGGCACGGAGCTTGTCGTAGTCGAACAGCTCCAGTGCTTTCGCCGTCGCCGCCTCGTAGTTGCCGCTGTCGTAGGTCAGGCCCGCGATGGCGGTGTACGGGAACTCCTCGTGCCGGATCCAGTTCCGGCGCCGCAACTCCACCGGATCCAGGCCGAGTTCGGCCGCCAGCTCGTCCATGGTCCGCTCGATGGCGAAGGTCGCCTCGGGGCGTCCGGCGCCGCGGTAGGCATCGGTCGGGGTCCGGGTGGTGAAGACGCCGGTGCAGGTGAAGTCGTAGGCGTCCATCTTGTAGATCCCCGGGTACATGAAGGCCCCGAGGAGTGGGGTGCCCGGTGTGATCAGCATCAGGTAGGCGCCCATGTCGACGAGCAGGTCGACCTTGAGCCCGAGGAGCTTGCCGTCGCGGTTCGCGGCGATCTCGATGTCCTGGATCATGCCGCGGCCGTGGTGGGTGGCCAGGTAGCCCTCGGAGCGGGACTCGGTCCACTTCACCGGCCGGCCGAGGCGCCGCGCGACGGCGAGGGCGATGGCCTCCTCGCCGTACACCTGGAGCTTGGAGCCGAAGCCGCCGCCGACGTCCGGGGCGATCACCCGCAGCTTGTTCTCGGGGATTCCGGTGACCATGGCCATCAGAATGCGCAGGATGTGCGGGATCTGGGTCGAGGAGTACAGCGTGTACTCGCCGGAGGCGGCGATCGGGGTGACCACGACCGCGCGCGGCTCCATGGCGTTGGGGATGAGCCGCTGCTGGTGGTAGCGGCGCTTGAGGGTCACCTCGGCGCGCTGTCGTACGGCGTCGAAGTCCTCGCCCGTCTTCAGCGGCCAGGTGTAGCAGCGGTTGGTGCCCTTGTCGGAGTGGACCAGCGGGGCGTCCTCGGCGAGGGCTTCCTCCAGGTCGAGTACCGGGGGCAGGGGGTCGTAGTCGACCTCGATGGCCTCCAGGGCGTCGGCGGCCGTGTACCGGTCGCGGGCCACGACGACGGCGACCGGGTCGCCCGCGTGGCGGACCTCGTCGACGGCGATGGGCGGGTGGTCGGGCATCACGATGTCCTCGGTCACCGGCCAGACGCAGGGCATGGAGGCCAGGCCCTCGGCGAGGTCCCGGCCGCTGAACGCGGCGACGACGCCGGGGCGTTCGAGGGCGGGGGAGACGTCGAGGCGCTCGATGCGGGCGTGCGCCATCGGGCTGCGCAGCAGCGCGAAGTGCAGCAGTCCGTTCACGTCGATGTTGTCGGTCCAGGTGGTCTGCCCGGTGATCAGATGGGCGTCCTCCTTGCGGGGCCGGGCGCGGCCGACCTCGCGCTCCACCGTCTCGGTCATGCCGTGACCTCCTCTTCGGAGGCGGCCAGGACGGCCCGCACGATGTTCTGGTAGCCGGTGCACCGGCAGAGGTTCCCTTCCAGGCCCTGCCGTACCTCGTCGGCGGTGGGATGCGGGTTCTCGCGCAGCAGATCGCGCGCCGCCATGATCATGCCCGGGGTGCAGTAACCGCACTGCAGGGCGTGCCGCTCGTGGAAGGCGCGCTGCAGCCCGGTCCACTCCCCGTCCTGGGCGAGCCCCTGCACCGTGGTGACCTCACCCCCGTCCGCCTGGACGGCGAGCACCGAGCAGCTCTTGACGCTCTCGCCGTCGAGGTCGAGCGTGCAGGCCCCGCAGTTCGAGGTGTCGCAGCCGATCGGGGTGCCGGTGAGTCCGAGCCGGTCGCGCAGGTAGTGGATCAGAAGGAGACGGGGCTCCACCTCGTCCTCGTACGTCGTGCCGTCCACCTTCACCGTGATGTGGGTCATGGGCCCTCCAGAGAGGGGAATCGTCGGCCGAACGTGATGTACGTCACTCTATGGCGGCGCCGGGGAGGCGGCGAGTGCTGCGGCGGGGTTCGTTGAGCGTTAATCCATTGCGCGTGCGTGGCCCGTCCTGCTGCACTCCTCGGGACCCGTTGTCACCCGCCGAGGAGCAGCTATGCGAACTGCGTTCATGTCCCCCCAGGAAGGAATGACCCCCTCAATGAAGGACATGACGCTTCGTGCCGTTGCTCAACCTCGGAATTCTCGCCCATGTCGACGCCGGTAAGACCAGCCTGACCGAGCGGCTGCTGCACTCGGTCGGCGTCATCGACGAGATCGGCAGCGTCGACGCCGGGACCACCCGGACCGACACCCTCGCGCTGGAGCGCCGGCGCGGGATCACCATCAAGTCCGCCGTGGTCTCCTTCCCGGTCGACGATGTGACGGTCAACCTCATCGACACCCCCGGTCACCCGGACTTCATCGCCGAGGTGGAGCGGGTGCTCGGCGTCCTGGACGGGGCCGTCCTCGTCGTCTCCGCCGTCGAGGGGGTCCAGGCGCAGACCCGGGTCCTGATGCGGACGCTGCGCCGGCTGCGCATCCCCACCCTGATCTTCGTCAACAAGATCGACCGGCGCGGGGCACGGGAGCAGGACCTCCTCGGGGCGCTCACCCGGCGCCTCGGCATCGCCGTCGCGCCGATGGGCCGCACCACCGGGCTCGGCACCCGCGAGGCCGCGTTCACCCCCGGACTCGGCCCGTCCGCGCTCGATGTGCTCGCCGACCACGACGACGACCTGCTCACCGCGTACGTCGAGAACACGGTCTCCTACGACCGCCTGCGCACCGCCCTCGTCGAGCAGACCCGGCAGTGCCTCGTCCACCCGGTGTACTTCGGCTCGGCCGTCACCGGAGCGGGCGTGGACACGCTGATCAGCGGCATCAAGGAGCTACTGCCCGCCGCCGACGGAGACCCCGGGGGGCCGGTCTCGGGCACCGTCTTCAAGGTCGAGCGGGGTCCGGCGGGGGAGAAGATCGCCTACGCGCGGATGTTCTCGGGAGCTCTCGGCGTCCGTGTCCCCGTGGTGTTCGGTGACGCCCGTCAGGAAGGCAAGGTCACCGCGGTCAGCGTCTTCGAGCACGGCACCGACGTCCGCCGCGACACGGTCCCGGCGGGCCGGATCGCCAAGCTGTGGGGCCTGGCCGACATCAGGATCGGCGACGCGCTCGGCGTACCCCGCAAGCCGGACGGCCACTTCTTCGCCCCGCCGACCCTGGAGACGGTCGTCGTCCCCGGCCCCGGCACGGCTCCGGGGGCCCTCCACGTCGCGCTCACCCAACTTGCCGAACAGGACCCGCTGATCGGTCTGCGCCACGACGAGGTGCGCCGGGAGACCTCCGTCTCCCTCTACGGCGAAGTGCAGAAGGAGGTCGTCCAGGCCACGCTCGCCGACGAGTTCGGGCTGGACGTCTCCTTCCGCGCGACCACACCGCTGTGCATCGAACGGCCGGTCGGGACGGGCGCGTCGGCCGAGTTCATCAAGAAGGACCCGAACCCCTTCCTGGCGACGGTCGGCCTGCGCGTCGACCCGGCGCCCGTCGGATCCGGCGTGGAGTTCCGTCTGGAGGTCGAACTCGGCTCGATGCCGTACGCCTTCTTCAAAGCCGTCGAGGACACCGTGCGCGAGACTCTCGGCCAGGGCCTGCACGGCTGGCGGGTCACCGACTGCGCGGTCACCATGACCCACAGCGGCTACTGGCCGCGGCAGAGCCACGCCCACCAGGGCTTCGACAAGAGCATGTCCAGCACCGGCTACGACTTCCGCGGTCTGACCCCGCTGGTCCTCATCGAGGCGCTGCGCCGGGCGGGCACCCAGGTGTACGAGCCGATGCACCGCTTCCGCATCGAGGCACCGGCCGACACCCTCGGCGCCCTGCTGCCGGTGCTGGCCGGGCTCGGAGCGGTACCGGGGGCCACCGAGACCCGGGGTACGACCTGTGTCCTGGACGGCGCCGTACCCGCGGCCCGGGTGCACGCCCTGGAGCAGAAGCTGCCCGGCCTCACCCGCGGCGAGGGCGAGCTGGAGAGCGCCTTCGACCACTACGCGCCGGTCACCCGCGGCACGGTCCCCGAGCGATCGCGCACCGACCACAACCCGCTCAACCGCAAGGAGTACCTGCTGAACGTGACGCGCAGAGTGGGGAGTTGACCGCCGACCCGGCGCTCGACGAGGTCGAGGCGGATCTCGCGCTGACCCGTGGCCGGGTCGTGCATGCCCGCCTCCTGGAGGAGCGCGTCGAGGACGTGCGGGAACTGGAGCTCTTCGAGCGCGCCGCACGGCTCTACGCGCAGCTCGGCGACGCGCGCGGCGAGGGGGAGGCGCTGCGAAGGAGTGAGTTCGACGTGGTGGCCGAGAATGAACTTACTTGTGAGTCAGGAGTGTTGACGGTGTCCTGAAATCACCGGACTGTAGTGGACATGCCGAATATTCGGGCACGTCTGCTCGCTGTTCTGGTTGTCCTTCTCGGATCCCTGACGGTGGCGGGAACCCCACCCGCCACCGCCGCGACCCTCCCCTTCGACGGCACGGCGCTCACCGTGTCCGACGGCCGCTTCATCGACGGCCACGGCCGCGAGGTCGTCCTGCGCGGCTACAACGTCTCCGGCGAGACCAAGCTCGCCGAGAACAACGGCCTGCCCTTCGCCTCGGTCGCCGACGCGAGGAAGTCCGCGACCGCGCTGCGCGCCCTAGGTGGCGGCAACTCCGTCCGCTTCCTGCTCTCCTGGGCCTACGCCGAACCCGTCCGCGGCCAGGTGAACACCGCCTACCTGTCCGCCGCCACCGCCCAGATCGGCGCCTTCCTCGACGCCGGCATCCGCGTCTACCCCGACTTCCACCAGGACCTCTACTCCCGCTGGCTCTTCGACGCGGACAGCTGGTACACCGGCGACGGCGCCCCCAAGTGGGCGGTGGACCTCGGTGACTACCCGGACGAGTACTGCGGGATCTGCCCCTTCTGGGGCCAGAACATCACCTCGAACGCGGCCGTGACGCAGGCGTCGTACGACTTCTGGCACAACACCTACGGTCTGCAGGACTCGTTCCTCGACACCGCCCAGAAGACGATGATGTACCTCAAACAGAACCTCACCGCCGACCGGTTCGCGGGCATCGTCGGCTTCGACCCGTACAACGAACCCCACGCGGGCGTCTACGACTCCGGCCAGACCAGCCGGGCCTGGGAGAAGGACGTCCTGTGGCCCTTCTATGTGAAGTTCCGGGCGCGCATGGACGCGGCAGGCTGGCAGGACAAGCCCGCCTTTGTGGAGCCGAACCTCTTCTGGAACGCCAACCTCGACTTCCAGAAGCAGGAGGGCGGCCTGCTCGACGCCGGTCAGCTCGGACCGCGCTATGTCTTCAACACCCACTTCTACGACCAGAAGGCCATCTCCGGGATCTTCATGTGGGGCAAGGCCGAGGACGGGCAGTACGCCGGTGACTTCGGCACGGTCCGCGACCGGGCGGCGGCGACCCGGACCCCGGCGATCGTCAGCGAGTTCGGGCATCCGCTGGCCGGCTCGGTCTCCGACAAGGCCCCGACCGTCCTGAAGGCGATGTACCAGGCCCTCGACTCCCGGGTGAAGGGGGCGAGTTGGTGGTCGAACCCGTCGGGCTCGGGGCCGGTGCTGTCCGGCAGTCAGTGGCAGTGGGACATCTACAACGGCCGCCATCACGAGCTGATGAACGGCAACCCCGACAAGGTGCTCACCGCCGGGGACGCATGGAACGACGAGGACCTCTCCGCCGTACGCCTCGACGACTCGGGCACCCCCGCCCTGCGCCAGGACGCCCGCCTCCTGGACCGCGTCTACCCGAGCGCGACCTCGGGCACGAACCTCGCCTTCACCTACGAGGACCGCTCCCGCGACGGCTCCACGACCCTGACCTGGAACCCGGTGCCCAGCTCCCTGCCCAATGTGTCCCGCCTGGTCGGCACCGGCCAGTACGGCCTACTGATGTGGCGCTCGAACAGCGCCTCGGCGCCGACCGAACTCCACCTCCCCGCGTCCTTCCCGACCGGTTCCACGACGGTCGTTTCCGACCTGGGCACGGCGTACTCCCCGCCGTCGTACACCTCGACGACCCCCGTCGCCGTGGCCCCCGAACCCGGCGGCACCGGCAGTCGCCGACTGCTGCTCACCGACACGGACTCCGGCGCGCTGCATTATGCGCTGGTGACCAACGGGGCCTCGTCCCCGTCGGCCGAGTTGCTGGCCGCGGCCCGCTCCGAGCTGACGGCATGGGCCGCCGGACAGTGACCGTTTGACCCTCCCCTTACGTCAGGCTGCACGCTGTATCCCGACGAAAGGGCAGGTGAATGAGTTACTCCGTGGGGCAGGTCTCGTCCTTCGCCGGGGTCACCGTGCGCACGCTGCACCACTACGACCGGGCGGGACTGCTCTCGCCCAGTGGCCGCAGCGGCGCCGGTTACCGGCTGTACAGCGACAGCGACCTGGCCCGGCTCCAACAGATCCTCTTCTATCGCGAACTCGGCTTCTCCCTCGACGAGATCGCCGAGATCCTCAAGGACCCGCAGGCCAACGCCGTAGTGTATCTGCGGTCCCGGCTACGGCAGTTGAGCGAGGAGATCGGCCGTCTCCAGCGGCTGACCGAGGTTGCCGAGCAGGCCATCGAGGTCCAGCAGACGGGGGTGTCCCTCACCCCCGAGGAGCGCTTCGAGGTCTTCGGCGAGATCAGCTTCGACCTCAGCTATGCCACCGAGGCGCAGCTCAAGTGGCAGGACTCCGGCGGGCAGCGGGAGTCGATGGCCCGCGCCGCCGCCCACAGCAAGGAGGACTGGCGGCAGCTCATGGGCCAGGCCGCGGCCTGGCGCGGGGAACTCCTCGCCGCCTTCGACGAGGGGGAACCGGCGGACGGGGAGCGGGCCATGGACCTCGCCGAGGAGCACCGGCTGCACATCGCCCGTTGGTTCACCACCTGCCCGCCGGACATGCATGGCCGTATCGCGGACGACTTCGCCGCCGATCCGCGGGCCTTCGCGCTGGTCGTCCCGCCGTCCCAGCAGCGGCCGGGGCTGGCGGCCTATCTGTGCAAGGCCGTTCACGCGAACGCGGCACGCCGGGCGGTGACCGAATGAGGATCCTGATCGCCGCTGCCGGATCACGCGGCGACGTCGCGCCCTACACCGGACTCGGCGCCGCCCTGCGACAGGCCGGGCACGAGGTCGCCCTCGCCACGACGGACGCCTTCGCACCCCTGGCCCGGGCGGCGGGACTGGGGTTCCGTAGCCTGCCCAGTCGCCCCGAACCCCACGGCGACGTCTCGGACAAGCGGGAACTGATGCGCGCCGCGTCCGCCTTCGTCACCGAGCTGGGGCAGGGTTTCGCCGAGGTGCTGGCCCCGGACACGGACCTGCTCCTGCTGTCGGCCACCACCGCCCCGCTCGGCTGGCAGCTGGCCGAGGCCACGGGCGTGCGGACCGCCGGGGCCTATGTCGTACCGGCCCACCCGACCGGCGACTTCCCACCCGTCGTCATGGGCGAGCGCTCGCTGGGCCGCCTCGGCAACCGTACGGCGGGACGCTTCGCGCTGCGCATGGCCGACCGCGTCTACCGGCAGGGCGTCACCGACCTCCGTGACCGCCTGGGCCTGCCGCCTCTCGCGCCCGCCGCGATGCGCAGGCGGCAGGAACAGGCGAACTGGCCCGTCCTGTACGGCTTCAGCACGGCTCTCGTGCCCCGCCCGGCCGACTGGCGGCCCGGCCTCGACGTCGTCGGCACCTGGGAGCCGTACGTCGCTGCCGGCGCCGCGCTGCCCACCGAGCTGGAGGACTTCCTGGCCGCCGGGCCCCGGCCGGTGTTCATCGGGTTCGGGAGCATGGCGGGCGGCGTTGGGGAGCGGCTGAGCGAGATCGCGGTGGGGGCGCTCAGGCGTGCCGGGTTGCGTGGGGTCCTGCAGATGGACGGCCCCGCGGGCGACGACATCCTCACCATCGGCGACGTACCGCACGCGCTGCTGTTCCCGCGCCTGGCCGCCGTCGTCCACCACGCGGGCGCGGGCACCACCGCCGCCGCGCTGCGCGCCGCAGTCCCCGCCGTCCCGGTCCCGGTGGCGGCCGACCAGCCCTTCTGGGCCGGTCGGCTCGCCGCGCTCGGCGCCGCCGCCGCGCCGATCCCCTTCGCGGCCCTCACCGAAGAGCGGCTGGCGGAGGCGCT of the Streptomyces sp. NBC_00287 genome contains:
- a CDS encoding AAA family ATPase, coding for MTDFEGPEQVRARLEETGYLVDEGLAVACFLALRLHRPLFCEGDAGVGKTALASAFAEALDAPLIRLQCHEGIDASQALYDWDFPRQLLHLRAAEAAGVTDAARLEGELYDRRFLVARPLLKALETQPSVLLVDEIDRADDEFEAFLLELLSEFSVTIPELGTLRAEVPPVVVLTSNRTREVHDALKRRCLYHWFDHPDFARELAIVRRRLPGVSARLAEQVTALVQALRTHDLLKPPGVAETIDWAEALDALGANEVDAELAVTTLGSVLKYREDAERARGLDLAAVLAGRGA
- a CDS encoding FAD binding domain-containing protein, with the protein product MIPPAFDYARPTSVDEAVRALADGGEDAKVLAGGQSLLPLLRMRLAFPELVVDVGRVPGLSGVREDGDALVIGAMTTHHEVIGDPLVRRHAGLLAAATATVADPAVRHRGTLGGSLAHADPAGDLPAVVLAMDAELVAQGPGGKRTIPAREFFVDYLQSSLAPDELLTEVRVPKADGWGFHYEKFHRVAQSWAIVGVAALVRRDDGRIAEARVGLTNMGSTPLRAYASEEALAGAGDADAVARAAEEAADGTRPAQDTNASPEYRAHLARVLTRRAVLTAAGMG
- a CDS encoding xanthine dehydrogenase family protein molybdopterin-binding subunit, producing MTETVEREVGRARPRKEDAHLITGQTTWTDNIDVNGLLHFALLRSPMAHARIERLDVSPALERPGVVAAFSGRDLAEGLASMPCVWPVTEDIVMPDHPPIAVDEVRHAGDPVAVVVARDRYTAADALEAIEVDYDPLPPVLDLEEALAEDAPLVHSDKGTNRCYTWPLKTGEDFDAVRQRAEVTLKRRYHQQRLIPNAMEPRAVVVTPIAASGEYTLYSSTQIPHILRILMAMVTGIPENKLRVIAPDVGGGFGSKLQVYGEEAIALAVARRLGRPVKWTESRSEGYLATHHGRGMIQDIEIAANRDGKLLGLKVDLLVDMGAYLMLITPGTPLLGAFMYPGIYKMDAYDFTCTGVFTTRTPTDAYRGAGRPEATFAIERTMDELAAELGLDPVELRRRNWIRHEEFPYTAIAGLTYDSGNYEAATAKALELFDYDKLRAEQSDRNDRADTVRLGIGVSTYTEMCGLAPSRILRDLRYVAGGWEAASVRMLPTGKVEVVTGTSPHGQGHATCWSQIAADVLGVPFDDVEVVHGDTKAAPQGMDTYGSRSLVVGGLAVHHAARKVVDKARKVAAHLLEASENDLEFTDGVFSVKGSPEARRTIQEVAFETFSSHDLPDGMEPTINAEHLLDPDTFSYPHGTHLCAVEVDTETGQSRIRSYVCVDDIGKVINPMIVEGQVHGGLAQGIAQALYEEAVYDEDGNLISGTMADYLVPSAPDLPEFVTDRTETPATSNALGVKGVGEAGTIASTPAVVNAVIDALRPLGVEDVRMPCTPERVWKAIEEARS
- a CDS encoding (2Fe-2S)-binding protein encodes the protein MTHITVKVDGTTYEDEVEPRLLLIHYLRDRLGLTGTPIGCDTSNCGACTLDLDGESVKSCSVLAVQADGGEVTTVQGLAQDGEWTGLQRAFHERHALQCGYCTPGMIMAARDLLRENPHPTADEVRQGLEGNLCRCTGYQNIVRAVLAASEEEVTA
- a CDS encoding translation factor GTPase family protein — its product is MPLLNLGILAHVDAGKTSLTERLLHSVGVIDEIGSVDAGTTRTDTLALERRRGITIKSAVVSFPVDDVTVNLIDTPGHPDFIAEVERVLGVLDGAVLVVSAVEGVQAQTRVLMRTLRRLRIPTLIFVNKIDRRGAREQDLLGALTRRLGIAVAPMGRTTGLGTREAAFTPGLGPSALDVLADHDDDLLTAYVENTVSYDRLRTALVEQTRQCLVHPVYFGSAVTGAGVDTLISGIKELLPAADGDPGGPVSGTVFKVERGPAGEKIAYARMFSGALGVRVPVVFGDARQEGKVTAVSVFEHGTDVRRDTVPAGRIAKLWGLADIRIGDALGVPRKPDGHFFAPPTLETVVVPGPGTAPGALHVALTQLAEQDPLIGLRHDEVRRETSVSLYGEVQKEVVQATLADEFGLDVSFRATTPLCIERPVGTGASAEFIKKDPNPFLATVGLRVDPAPVGSGVEFRLEVELGSMPYAFFKAVEDTVRETLGQGLHGWRVTDCAVTMTHSGYWPRQSHAHQGFDKSMSSTGYDFRGLTPLVLIEALRRAGTQVYEPMHRFRIEAPADTLGALLPVLAGLGAVPGATETRGTTCVLDGAVPAARVHALEQKLPGLTRGEGELESAFDHYAPVTRGTVPERSRTDHNPLNRKEYLLNVTRRVGS
- a CDS encoding cellulase family glycosylhydrolase is translated as MPNIRARLLAVLVVLLGSLTVAGTPPATAATLPFDGTALTVSDGRFIDGHGREVVLRGYNVSGETKLAENNGLPFASVADARKSATALRALGGGNSVRFLLSWAYAEPVRGQVNTAYLSAATAQIGAFLDAGIRVYPDFHQDLYSRWLFDADSWYTGDGAPKWAVDLGDYPDEYCGICPFWGQNITSNAAVTQASYDFWHNTYGLQDSFLDTAQKTMMYLKQNLTADRFAGIVGFDPYNEPHAGVYDSGQTSRAWEKDVLWPFYVKFRARMDAAGWQDKPAFVEPNLFWNANLDFQKQEGGLLDAGQLGPRYVFNTHFYDQKAISGIFMWGKAEDGQYAGDFGTVRDRAAATRTPAIVSEFGHPLAGSVSDKAPTVLKAMYQALDSRVKGASWWSNPSGSGPVLSGSQWQWDIYNGRHHELMNGNPDKVLTAGDAWNDEDLSAVRLDDSGTPALRQDARLLDRVYPSATSGTNLAFTYEDRSRDGSTTLTWNPVPSSLPNVSRLVGTGQYGLLMWRSNSASAPTELHLPASFPTGSTTVVSDLGTAYSPPSYTSTTPVAVAPEPGGTGSRRLLLTDTDSGALHYALVTNGASSPSAELLAAARSELTAWAAGQ
- a CDS encoding MerR family transcriptional regulator; this translates as MSYSVGQVSSFAGVTVRTLHHYDRAGLLSPSGRSGAGYRLYSDSDLARLQQILFYRELGFSLDEIAEILKDPQANAVVYLRSRLRQLSEEIGRLQRLTEVAEQAIEVQQTGVSLTPEERFEVFGEISFDLSYATEAQLKWQDSGGQRESMARAAAHSKEDWRQLMGQAAAWRGELLAAFDEGEPADGERAMDLAEEHRLHIARWFTTCPPDMHGRIADDFAADPRAFALVVPPSQQRPGLAAYLCKAVHANAARRAVTE
- a CDS encoding nucleotide disphospho-sugar-binding domain-containing protein: MRILIAAAGSRGDVAPYTGLGAALRQAGHEVALATTDAFAPLARAAGLGFRSLPSRPEPHGDVSDKRELMRAASAFVTELGQGFAEVLAPDTDLLLLSATTAPLGWQLAEATGVRTAGAYVVPAHPTGDFPPVVMGERSLGRLGNRTAGRFALRMADRVYRQGVTDLRDRLGLPPLAPAAMRRRQEQANWPVLYGFSTALVPRPADWRPGLDVVGTWEPYVAAGAALPTELEDFLAAGPRPVFIGFGSMAGGVGERLSEIAVGALRRAGLRGVLQMDGPAGDDILTIGDVPHALLFPRLAAVVHHAGAGTTAAALRAAVPAVPVPVAADQPFWAGRLAALGAAAAPIPFAALTEERLAEALREVVRRQAYARAVTEAAQHMATEDGVGAAVKALT